One window of the Rhizorhabdus dicambivorans genome contains the following:
- a CDS encoding helicase-related protein: MASYSAQPVVAVLGPTNTGKTHLAIERMCGHSSGMIGFPLRLLAREVYDRVVAIKGKERVALITGEEKLLPPNAQYYLTTAESMPLDREFAFVALDEAQLGTDPERGHVFTDRLLRARGREETMILGSEALRPMIRAVIRDAEIIGRPRFSTLTYAGATKLSRLPPRSAIVAFSAEEVYAVAEMLRRLRGGAAVVMGALSPRTRNAQVAMFQAGEVDYLVATDAIGMGLNMDVAHVAFASLRKFDGRRARRLTISEMAQIAGRAGRHQRDGTFGTLALEGSSGARFEDEEVDAIEGHVFPPIDHLYWREGQPSLASLDALIGDLERRPDRPVLRAAPQAVDLAVLKRLADEDWVRERARGPRMIGRLWAACGLPDFRKTGPEPHSRLVSRIFRHLSEGDGYLPRSWFAEELARLDSVQGDVETLADRIAGVRTWAYIAHRADWLADADHWANRTRTLEEKLSDALHQRLTQRFVDRRTSVLMRDLGAKGGDLLLPVKVDDDGIVTVDGEAIGRLIGFRFKPDHLARHTDMKRLMAAAERRLGAELASRARQLAADEDGQFSLATDVGRPVAIFWRGDVVARLEKGRTLLTPRIRLHRALDTLGAADRAGVEQRLATWLEGRIQRELKPLARYLEAARDPACPSSLRALLSPLAEAGGIIARPEIASAIDHLDREGRSRAERLDVKIGTIDVYSPTLLKPEPTRWRIALFAAAEDQLMPELPVPGAVSMATPPDRDACEAMVRAGFRALGAQMLRVDLVERLARLAHDARAGRAPFTPDPGLATSLGLRHASFAQLMLALGFRAAPPARGDGEPEAWVWKGKREQRKERIHRPGNAFGALADLYPTGNAAR; encoded by the coding sequence ATGGCCAGCTATAGCGCCCAGCCGGTCGTCGCCGTGCTGGGCCCGACCAACACGGGCAAGACGCATCTCGCGATCGAGCGGATGTGCGGCCATTCCAGCGGGATGATCGGCTTCCCTCTGCGGTTGCTCGCCCGCGAGGTCTATGATCGTGTGGTGGCGATCAAGGGCAAGGAGCGGGTGGCGCTGATCACCGGCGAAGAAAAGCTCCTCCCGCCCAACGCGCAATATTATCTGACCACCGCTGAATCGATGCCGCTCGATCGCGAATTCGCCTTCGTCGCGCTGGATGAGGCGCAGCTGGGCACCGATCCCGAGCGCGGCCACGTCTTCACCGACCGGCTGCTGCGCGCGCGGGGACGGGAAGAGACGATGATCCTGGGGTCGGAAGCGCTGCGCCCGATGATCCGCGCGGTGATCCGCGATGCCGAGATCATCGGGCGGCCGCGCTTCTCGACGCTGACCTATGCGGGGGCCACCAAGCTGTCTCGGCTGCCGCCGCGCTCCGCGATCGTCGCCTTCTCGGCCGAGGAGGTTTATGCGGTGGCCGAGATGCTCAGGCGCCTGCGCGGCGGCGCGGCGGTGGTTATGGGCGCGCTCAGCCCCCGCACCCGCAACGCCCAGGTGGCGATGTTCCAGGCCGGCGAGGTCGACTATCTGGTTGCCACCGATGCGATCGGCATGGGCCTGAACATGGATGTCGCCCATGTCGCCTTCGCGTCGCTGCGCAAGTTCGATGGCCGCCGCGCGCGCCGCCTGACCATTTCGGAAATGGCGCAGATCGCCGGCCGCGCCGGTCGCCACCAGCGCGACGGGACCTTCGGCACGCTCGCGCTCGAAGGCAGCAGCGGCGCGCGGTTCGAGGATGAGGAGGTCGATGCGATCGAGGGACATGTCTTCCCGCCGATCGATCATCTCTACTGGCGCGAGGGCCAGCCGTCGCTCGCCTCACTGGATGCGCTGATTGGCGATCTCGAACGGCGTCCGGACCGGCCGGTGCTGCGCGCAGCGCCCCAGGCGGTCGATCTCGCCGTGCTCAAGCGGCTTGCCGACGAGGACTGGGTGCGCGAGCGGGCCCGCGGCCCCCGGATGATCGGCCGGCTCTGGGCGGCGTGCGGCCTGCCCGATTTCCGCAAGACCGGCCCCGAACCGCACAGCCGCCTCGTCTCGCGCATCTTCCGTCATCTCAGCGAGGGCGACGGCTATCTGCCGAGGAGCTGGTTCGCCGAGGAACTGGCCCGGCTCGACAGCGTCCAGGGCGATGTCGAGACCCTGGCCGACCGGATCGCGGGGGTGCGCACCTGGGCCTATATCGCGCACCGCGCCGACTGGCTGGCCGATGCCGATCATTGGGCCAATCGCACCCGCACGCTGGAGGAGAAGCTGTCCGACGCGCTCCACCAGCGGCTCACCCAGCGCTTCGTCGACCGTCGCACCTCGGTGCTGATGCGCGACCTGGGCGCGAAGGGCGGCGATCTGCTGCTCCCGGTCAAGGTCGACGATGACGGGATCGTCACCGTCGATGGCGAGGCGATCGGCCGGCTGATCGGTTTCCGGTTCAAGCCCGATCATCTCGCCCGCCACACTGACATGAAGCGGCTGATGGCCGCGGCCGAGCGCCGGCTGGGTGCGGAACTGGCCAGCCGCGCGCGCCAGCTCGCGGCCGACGAGGACGGCCAGTTCAGCCTGGCCACCGATGTCGGTCGCCCGGTCGCGATCTTCTGGCGCGGCGACGTCGTCGCGCGGCTGGAGAAGGGGCGGACCCTGCTCACCCCACGCATCCGCCTCCACCGCGCGCTCGATACGCTGGGGGCAGCGGACCGTGCCGGCGTCGAGCAACGGCTGGCGACCTGGCTGGAGGGACGCATCCAGCGCGAGCTGAAGCCGCTCGCCCGCTATCTCGAGGCCGCGCGCGATCCCGCCTGTCCGTCCTCGCTGCGTGCGCTGCTGTCGCCGCTCGCCGAGGCGGGCGGGATCATCGCGCGTCCCGAGATCGCGTCGGCGATCGACCATCTCGACCGCGAAGGCCGTTCGCGCGCGGAACGGCTCGACGTGAAGATCGGCACCATCGACGTCTATTCCCCGACCCTGCTGAAGCCGGAGCCGACCCGCTGGCGGATCGCGCTGTTCGCGGCGGCAGAGGATCAGCTGATGCCCGAACTGCCGGTGCCAGGCGCGGTGTCGATGGCCACGCCGCCCGATCGCGACGCCTGTGAGGCGATGGTCCGCGCCGGCTTCCGCGCGCTGGGCGCGCAGATGCTGCGGGTCGATCTGGTCGAGCGGCTGGCGCGGCTCGCGCATGATGCCCGGGCCGGGCGTGCGCCCTTCACCCCTGATCCGGGGCTGGCCACGTCGCTGGGCCTGCGGCATGCCAGCTTCGCCCAGCTGATGTTGGCGCTCGGCTTCCGCGCCGCGCCCCCGGCCAGGGGGGATGGCGAGCCCGAAGCCTGGGTGTGGAAGGGCAAGCGCGAGCAGCGCAAGGAGCGGATCCACCGGCCCGGCAACGCCTTCGGGGCGCTTGCCGATCTCTATCCGACCGGCAATGCGGCTCGATAA
- a CDS encoding DUF1489 family protein: protein MTAMTALNMTKIAFGCDGFDELRARLAARIERGENIVLSTRYLPKRVEEMTGGSLYWISQHRFGLRQPLVGFSELEGGRIGIVLAPVLIEVEPRPRRAHQGWRYLSAEDAPKDLPQDGASGEGIPAALHAELAAMGLL, encoded by the coding sequence ATGACGGCGATGACCGCGCTCAACATGACCAAGATCGCTTTCGGCTGCGACGGCTTCGACGAGCTGCGCGCCCGCCTCGCCGCCCGTATCGAGCGCGGCGAGAACATCGTCCTGTCCACCCGTTACCTGCCCAAGCGGGTCGAGGAGATGACGGGAGGGTCGCTCTACTGGATTTCGCAGCACCGCTTCGGGCTGCGCCAGCCGCTGGTCGGCTTTTCAGAGCTTGAGGGCGGCCGGATCGGCATCGTCCTGGCCCCCGTGCTGATCGAGGTGGAGCCCCGCCCCCGCCGCGCCCACCAGGGCTGGCGCTATCTCAGCGCCGAGGATGCACCGAAGGACCTGCCGCAGGATGGCGCCTCGGGCGAAGGCATACCGGCCGCGCTGCACGCCGAACTGGCGGCAATGGGGCTGCTTTGA
- a CDS encoding RNA-binding S4 domain-containing protein encodes MRLDKYLWFTRLTRTRGLAQEVAEAGHMRIDGRVVDQAHAAVHVGNVLSFPLHGRVRVIRIEALPVRRGPSPEAQACYTDLSPPPVDAGRAAT; translated from the coding sequence ATGCGGCTCGATAAATATCTCTGGTTCACCCGGCTGACCAGGACCCGTGGCCTCGCGCAGGAGGTGGCCGAAGCCGGGCATATGCGGATCGACGGGCGGGTGGTCGATCAGGCCCACGCCGCTGTCCATGTCGGTAATGTGCTGAGCTTCCCCCTGCACGGCCGGGTGCGGGTTATCCGGATCGAGGCGCTGCCCGTCCGTCGCGGTCCATCGCCCGAGGCCCAGGCCTGCTATACCGACCTTTCCCCGCCCCCTGTTGACGCGGGCCGAGCCGCGACCTAA
- a CDS encoding YMGG-like glycine zipper-containing protein — MLRKVLAAAAASAALFSAVAPAAAEAQYYGGARFEQVRDWDGRGYRGDRGYSRGERGYYRDRGYYRDRRHYGRGYGRCRDKGTGGTILGAIAGGLLGNEIGNGRYDRGDGTTGAIVGAGIGALAGRAIDRDC, encoded by the coding sequence ATGTTGCGTAAGGTTCTCGCTGCCGCAGCGGCTTCAGCGGCGCTCTTCTCGGCGGTGGCCCCGGCGGCGGCCGAGGCCCAATATTATGGCGGTGCCCGTTTCGAACAGGTTCGCGATTGGGATGGCCGCGGCTATCGCGGCGACCGCGGATATTCGCGGGGCGAGCGTGGCTACTATCGTGATCGCGGCTATTATCGCGACCGGCGCCATTATGGCCGCGGCTATGGCCGCTGCCGTGACAAGGGCACCGGCGGCACGATCCTCGGCGCCATCGCCGGCGGCCTGCTCGGCAACGAGATCGGCAATGGCCGCTACGATCGCGGCGACGGCACCACTGGTGCGATCGTCGGCGCGGGTATCGGCGCCCTGGCGGGCCGCGCGATCGACCGCGACTGCTGA
- a CDS encoding YqaE/Pmp3 family membrane protein, translated as MRQQVSEASSPWAIVAAILLPPLGVFMQRGLTPAFWLTVVLTLIGWLPGAVFALALLLAPERIPLR; from the coding sequence GTGCGGCAGCAGGTTTCCGAAGCTTCGTCGCCCTGGGCGATCGTCGCGGCGATCCTGCTGCCGCCGCTCGGCGTTTTCATGCAGCGCGGGCTGACGCCCGCCTTCTGGCTGACCGTGGTGCTGACCTTGATCGGCTGGCTTCCGGGTGCGGTGTTCGCGCTGGCCCTGCTGCTGGCGCCCGAGCGGATTCCGCTACGCTAG
- a CDS encoding head GIN domain-containing protein, whose product MRRSIIALTCLAVAASVVPAAAATRAFPVPGFAKLRVEGPYTVRVRTGAKTSVNARGPQARIDKLVVEPRGDTLVVTTEKNWGWSGMSWTGNDRVFVDITVPMLSAVTLTGSGDLSVDRIRATAFSALLTGSGDLSIGRLDSSRLTASVTGSGDLTLAGRIGRADASVRGSGNLRGEGLQVDLLTASVTGSGDIAIGPTRVAKASVVGSGDIHVGGRPSCTKSKLGSGDIYCGH is encoded by the coding sequence ATGCGCCGATCGATCATCGCCCTGACGTGTCTCGCCGTCGCCGCGTCGGTGGTTCCGGCCGCCGCCGCGACGCGCGCCTTTCCGGTGCCCGGCTTTGCCAAGTTGCGGGTCGAGGGCCCCTATACGGTGCGCGTCCGCACCGGCGCCAAGACGTCGGTCAACGCCCGGGGCCCGCAGGCACGGATCGACAAGTTGGTCGTCGAGCCGCGCGGCGATACGCTGGTCGTCACCACCGAGAAGAACTGGGGCTGGAGCGGGATGAGCTGGACCGGCAACGACCGGGTCTTCGTCGATATCACCGTGCCGATGCTCAGCGCGGTGACTCTCACCGGATCGGGCGACCTCAGTGTCGACCGTATCCGCGCCACCGCCTTTTCCGCGCTGCTCACCGGGTCCGGCGATCTGTCGATCGGCCGGCTCGACAGCAGCCGGCTGACCGCCAGCGTCACCGGGTCCGGGGACCTCACTCTTGCGGGGCGCATCGGTCGCGCTGATGCGTCGGTGCGGGGATCGGGCAATCTGCGCGGGGAAGGGCTGCAGGTCGACCTGCTCACCGCATCGGTCACCGGCTCGGGCGATATCGCCATCGGGCCGACCCGCGTCGCGAAGGCCAGCGTGGTGGGCTCAGGCGATATCCATGTCGGCGGGCGGCCGAGCTGTACGAAGAGCAAGCTGGGATCGGGCGATATCTATTGCGGACATTGA
- a CDS encoding esterase-like activity of phytase family protein, translating into MKKALAALLFCLVPSSAGFPQGDVRVMATPIPIDPADPAHRQFGRLRYLAGWQLDSRQRDFGGYSALWVQGDQFLALADNGHYLRFRMASPGVIDQARFAELPAFPAYDNRKGDRDSESMTVGPNGDIWVGFEFRNTILRYAPGFAMLHSIGWPPAMRKWSQNSGPEAMVRLEGGRFVVLSEGNAVAPHVHDALMFPGDPTSARNPPFHFGYRPPRGYAPTDAAQLPDGRLIVLHRRFGVWDGFSAALSIVEPADMKPGATVTGEQIAELKPPLNIDNMEGISVTREGEKTILWLISDDNQVPIERTLLLKFELQQ; encoded by the coding sequence ATGAAGAAGGCTCTGGCCGCATTGCTGTTCTGCCTGGTGCCGAGCTCCGCCGGCTTCCCCCAGGGCGATGTCCGGGTCATGGCGACGCCGATCCCGATCGACCCAGCCGATCCTGCGCATCGGCAGTTCGGCCGGCTACGGTATCTGGCAGGGTGGCAGCTCGACAGCCGCCAGCGCGATTTTGGCGGCTATTCGGCGTTGTGGGTGCAGGGCGACCAGTTCCTGGCACTGGCGGACAATGGCCATTATCTCCGTTTCCGCATGGCGAGCCCGGGCGTCATAGATCAGGCCCGCTTCGCGGAGCTGCCCGCCTTCCCGGCCTATGACAACCGCAAGGGGGACCGCGATTCGGAATCGATGACGGTTGGGCCGAACGGAGACATCTGGGTGGGTTTCGAATTCCGCAACACGATCCTGCGCTACGCGCCCGGCTTCGCCATGCTCCATTCGATCGGCTGGCCGCCGGCCATGCGCAAATGGTCCCAGAACTCGGGGCCCGAGGCGATGGTGCGGCTGGAGGGCGGGCGGTTCGTGGTCCTGTCGGAAGGCAATGCCGTCGCGCCGCACGTCCATGACGCGCTGATGTTCCCGGGCGATCCGACCAGTGCGAGGAACCCGCCCTTCCATTTCGGCTATCGCCCCCCCAGGGGCTATGCGCCGACCGATGCGGCGCAGCTGCCCGACGGGCGACTCATCGTCCTCCACCGCCGCTTCGGGGTGTGGGATGGCTTCTCGGCGGCGCTTTCGATCGTGGAGCCCGCCGACATGAAGCCCGGCGCGACGGTGACGGGCGAGCAGATCGCCGAGCTGAAACCGCCACTGAACATCGACAATATGGAGGGGATCAGCGTCACCCGGGAAGGAGAGAAAACCATCCTATGGCTGATCTCTGACGACAATCAGGTGCCGATCGAGCGGACGCTGTTGCTGAAGTTCGAGCTTCAGCAATAG
- a CDS encoding CarD family transcriptional regulator encodes MAAKALSFVVGDYVVYPKHGVGRVVELQSQEIAGAKLELYVLRFEKERMTLRVPTNKAEAVGMRKLSSSVTMGEALTTLKGKPKIKRTMWSRRAQEYEAKINSGDLVSISEVVRDLFRADDQPEQSYSERQIFEAATSRLARELAAMEAVDEPTAQEKILEILRKAAAIHNK; translated from the coding sequence ATGGCTGCCAAGGCGCTGAGCTTCGTCGTCGGCGATTATGTTGTTTATCCCAAGCATGGTGTCGGCCGCGTGGTCGAACTGCAAAGCCAGGAGATCGCGGGAGCCAAACTCGAACTCTACGTCCTGCGCTTCGAAAAGGAGCGGATGACCCTTCGCGTGCCCACCAACAAGGCCGAAGCCGTTGGCATGCGCAAGCTGTCGTCGAGCGTGACGATGGGCGAAGCCCTGACCACGCTGAAGGGCAAGCCCAAGATCAAGCGCACCATGTGGTCGCGTCGCGCCCAGGAATATGAGGCGAAGATCAACTCGGGCGACCTGGTCTCGATCTCGGAAGTGGTCCGCGACCTTTTCCGCGCCGACGATCAGCCTGAGCAGAGCTATTCCGAGCGCCAGATCTTCGAAGCGGCGACCAGCCGCCTCGCCCGTGAGCTGGCGGCGATGGAAGCGGTCGATGAGCCTACCGCGCAGGAGAAGATCCTCGAGATCCTCCGCAAGGCCGCGGCGATCCACAACAAATAA
- the mgtE gene encoding magnesium transporter, producing the protein MSETEIETAVEPAAAEALHDEDDRLKSSFVDAVIECVEQGDFEGARSLVRPLHPADIADLFELAPQDMRRPIASAIAGLLDGDVLAEMNEWVREELIEALAPHEVAEIATQLDTDDAVAIIEELEEEDQRAVLRAMEPDDRAAIEEALSYPEESAGRLMQRDLIAVPEHWTVGHVLDYLRKNEDLTTDFWEIYVVDHAHHPIGTCKLSWVMRTPRAIGISDVMQREQTLIPVDMDQEEVALRFQKYALISAAVTDPSGRLVGMITVDDIVHIIQEEAGEDILKLSGAGDGDINEPILETVKVRLSWLVVNLGTAVLAASVVGLFQGTISGLVVLAVLMPIVSGMGGNAGTQTMAVAVRALALNQLTSSNTARMILREFRIAIANGLCLGALIGIAVYLIYGNRDLGIVICLAMIINNIIAGLAGILVPVSLDKAGADPAVSSAVFVTTATDVMGFFSFLGLATLWGLHG; encoded by the coding sequence ATGAGCGAAACCGAGATCGAGACCGCCGTCGAGCCGGCTGCGGCCGAAGCCCTGCACGATGAGGACGACCGGCTGAAGTCCAGCTTCGTCGACGCCGTCATCGAATGCGTCGAGCAGGGCGACTTCGAGGGCGCGCGCAGCCTGGTCCGCCCGCTCCACCCCGCCGACATCGCCGACCTTTTCGAGCTTGCACCGCAGGACATGCGGCGCCCGATCGCATCGGCGATCGCCGGGCTGCTCGATGGCGATGTGCTCGCCGAAATGAACGAATGGGTTCGCGAGGAACTGATCGAGGCGCTCGCGCCCCATGAGGTGGCCGAGATCGCCACCCAGCTGGATACCGATGACGCGGTTGCGATCATCGAGGAGCTGGAGGAGGAGGACCAGCGCGCGGTGCTGCGCGCGATGGAGCCCGACGACCGTGCCGCCATCGAGGAAGCGCTGTCCTACCCGGAGGAATCCGCCGGCCGCCTGATGCAGCGCGACCTGATCGCGGTGCCCGAACATTGGACGGTCGGCCATGTGCTCGACTATCTGCGCAAGAACGAGGATCTCACCACCGATTTCTGGGAGATCTACGTCGTCGATCATGCCCATCATCCGATCGGCACCTGCAAGCTGAGCTGGGTGATGCGCACCCCGCGCGCGATCGGCATCAGCGACGTGATGCAGCGCGAGCAGACCCTGATCCCGGTCGACATGGACCAGGAGGAGGTTGCGCTCCGCTTCCAGAAATATGCGCTCATCTCGGCGGCGGTGACGGATCCAAGCGGCCGGCTGGTCGGCATGATCACCGTCGACGACATCGTCCACATCATCCAGGAAGAGGCTGGCGAGGATATCCTCAAGCTGTCCGGCGCCGGCGATGGCGACATCAACGAGCCGATCCTCGAAACCGTGAAGGTCCGCCTGTCCTGGCTGGTGGTGAACCTGGGCACCGCCGTGCTCGCCGCCTCGGTGGTGGGGCTTTTCCAGGGGACGATATCCGGCCTTGTCGTGCTGGCGGTGCTGATGCCGATCGTGTCGGGCATGGGGGGCAATGCCGGTACGCAGACGATGGCCGTGGCGGTGCGCGCGCTTGCGCTCAACCAGCTTACATCGTCGAATACCGCGCGCATGATCCTGCGGGAATTCCGCATCGCCATCGCCAACGGGCTGTGCCTTGGCGCGCTGATCGGCATCGCGGTCTATCTGATCTATGGCAATCGCGATCTGGGCATCGTGATCTGCCTGGCGATGATCATCAACAACATCATCGCCGGCCTCGCCGGCATCCTGGTGCCCGTGAGCCTCGACAAGGCGGGCGCCGACCCGGCGGTCTCATCGGCGGTGTTCGTCACCACCGCGACCGACGTGATGGGCTTCTTCTCCTTCCTGGGGCTTGCCACATTGTGGGGTCTGCACGGTTGA
- the fdxA gene encoding ferredoxin FdxA, whose product MTYVVTDACIRCKYMDCVEVCPVDCFYEGDNMLVINPSECIDCGVCEPECPAEAILPDTESGLEQWLELNNTFAAQWPNITRKREAPADADSWKGVEGKYDNHFSPDPGQGD is encoded by the coding sequence ATGACCTACGTCGTCACCGATGCCTGCATCCGCTGCAAGTATATGGATTGTGTCGAGGTGTGCCCCGTCGATTGCTTCTACGAGGGCGACAACATGCTCGTCATCAACCCCAGCGAGTGCATCGACTGCGGCGTCTGCGAGCCCGAATGCCCGGCGGAAGCCATCCTTCCCGACACCGAGTCTGGCCTGGAGCAGTGGCTGGAGCTGAACAATACCTTCGCCGCGCAGTGGCCCAACATCACCCGCAAGCGTGAAGCCCCGGCCGACGCCGATTCGTGGAAAGGCGTCGAGGGCAAATATGACAATCATTTCTCGCCGGACCCCGGCCAGGGCGACTGA
- the rpmB gene encoding 50S ribosomal protein L28, whose translation MSRICELTGKGRQVGHNVSHANNKTKRTFLPNLQNVTLISDSLGKGVKLRVSTHGLRSVEHVGGLDNWLLKSKDESLSLRARRLKREVAKKQAAVAA comes from the coding sequence ATGTCGCGCATCTGCGAGCTGACCGGCAAGGGCCGCCAAGTGGGCCACAACGTGTCCCACGCCAACAACAAGACCAAGCGGACCTTTCTGCCGAACCTGCAGAACGTCACGCTGATCTCCGATTCGCTCGGCAAGGGCGTCAAGCTGCGCGTCTCGACCCACGGCCTGCGTTCGGTCGAGCATGTCGGTGGTCTGGACAACTGGCTGCTCAAGTCGAAGGACGAGAGCCTCTCGCTGCGCGCCCGTCGCCTGAAGCGCGAAGTCGCCAAGAAGCAGGCCGCCGTCGCCGCCTGA
- a CDS encoding M23 family metallopeptidase has translation MYRNDGHGFATESYAAGAGRGALVLVRANRFQQIGAPIADAVDRLAGADLVVDLGARIGSREWFRGLFTCLSLCTAAGMLAPDLKPVSFSAEPPLNRAQAEQVRALAIAPLSLGGDTGHRMAPTSYAEPLTDTPERPRIELSATLGQGDGFARVLERAGVSRDEAGKIASMVDGAVPLGDLNAGTRMDLVLGRRAVKSDPRPLESLDFRARFDLKLAVSRVDGQLLLKRIPIAVDHTPLRVQGRVGSSLYRSARAAGLPGDAIEAFIKAISQKLSMRGIGSDARFDAIIEHARAETGEVKIGSLLFAGVTEGKKKVQMLKWTNGSRSQWYEANGVGETKGVMRQPVLGHLTSSFGMRFHPILGFSRMHQGVDFGAPMGAPIVAASDGVVGFAGRHGGHGNYVRLNHSGGISTGYAHMSRIIARPGQRVRQGELIGYVGSTGLSTGPHLHYEMYRNGKAINPTSMKFTTVQQLAGRDLANFKAKLNNLLSVRVSNGGGASTVKRADADPKAARKAG, from the coding sequence TTGTACCGCAACGACGGCCACGGATTCGCGACAGAGAGCTACGCAGCGGGCGCCGGCAGGGGCGCGCTCGTCCTCGTCCGGGCGAACCGCTTCCAGCAGATCGGCGCACCGATCGCCGACGCCGTCGACCGGCTGGCGGGGGCCGACCTGGTCGTCGACCTCGGCGCGCGGATCGGATCGCGCGAATGGTTCCGCGGTCTTTTCACCTGCCTCTCGCTATGCACCGCCGCCGGCATGCTGGCACCCGATCTCAAGCCGGTCAGCTTCAGCGCCGAACCGCCATTGAACCGCGCACAGGCCGAACAGGTCCGCGCGCTGGCGATCGCTCCGCTCAGCCTGGGCGGCGACACCGGCCACCGGATGGCGCCGACCAGCTACGCCGAGCCGCTGACCGACACCCCCGAACGCCCCCGCATCGAACTGAGCGCCACACTGGGCCAGGGCGACGGCTTCGCCCGGGTGCTCGAACGCGCCGGCGTTTCGCGCGATGAGGCCGGCAAGATCGCCTCGATGGTCGATGGCGCGGTGCCGCTGGGCGATCTCAACGCGGGCACGCGCATGGATCTCGTCCTGGGCCGCCGTGCGGTGAAGAGCGACCCTCGCCCGCTCGAGAGCCTCGACTTCCGCGCCCGTTTCGATCTCAAGCTCGCGGTGTCGCGGGTTGACGGGCAATTGCTGCTGAAGCGCATTCCGATCGCGGTCGATCATACCCCGCTGCGCGTCCAGGGCCGGGTCGGCTCCAGTCTCTACCGTTCGGCCCGCGCCGCCGGCCTGCCCGGCGACGCGATCGAGGCCTTCATCAAGGCGATCTCACAGAAGCTGTCGATGCGCGGCATCGGCTCCGACGCGCGTTTCGACGCGATCATCGAACATGCCCGCGCCGAAACCGGCGAGGTGAAGATCGGCAGCCTGCTCTTCGCCGGCGTGACCGAGGGCAAGAAGAAGGTCCAGATGCTCAAATGGACCAATGGCAGCCGCAGCCAATGGTATGAGGCCAATGGCGTCGGCGAAACCAAGGGCGTGATGCGCCAGCCCGTGCTGGGCCATCTCACGTCGAGTTTCGGCATGCGCTTCCACCCGATCCTCGGCTTCTCGCGCATGCACCAAGGCGTCGATTTCGGTGCGCCGATGGGCGCCCCGATCGTTGCCGCGAGCGATGGCGTGGTGGGTTTCGCCGGCCGGCATGGCGGCCATGGCAATTATGTGCGGCTGAACCACAGCGGCGGCATCTCGACGGGCTATGCCCATATGAGTCGCATCATCGCGCGGCCCGGCCAGCGCGTCCGCCAGGGCGAACTGATCGGCTATGTCGGATCGACCGGCCTCTCGACCGGCCCGCATCTCCATTATGAGATGTACCGCAACGGCAAGGCGATCAACCCGACCTCGATGAAGTTCACCACCGTCCAGCAGCTTGCCGGCCGTGACCTCGCCAATTTCAAGGCGAAGCTCAACAATTTGCTGTCGGTGCGGGTGAGCAATGGCGGTGGAGCATCGACGGTAAAGCGCGCCGATGCCGATCCGAAGGCCGCGCGCAAGGCGGGATAG